A stretch of the Glycine soja cultivar W05 chromosome 13, ASM419377v2, whole genome shotgun sequence genome encodes the following:
- the LOC114382680 gene encoding uncharacterized protein LOC114382680 has translation MGFSSKEEKSKRILRGLKTLFFLITMVISLLLFSAPVLLVIADALVPSALLSSLSQSSFSMETLASHFHNYDFRYSLIDIPLVSIIRSFIIFCVYSLCDGPRLSHGPYLGITTMCSVLSLMFVSFKAVYIFSVSGIDRSGYVRATEIALFVCSCALAVGHVVVAYRTSCRERRKLLVYKIDIEAISACKNGYPRYLKIPQEERIK, from the exons ATGGGTTTTTCCTCAAAAGAAGAGAAGTCCAAAAGAATATTGAGGGGCTTGAAGACTCTCTTCTTCTTGATCACTATGGTTATATCGCTTCTTCTTTTCTCCGCCCCGGTTCTCCTTGTTATTGCCGATGCACTTGTTCCTTCTGCTCTGCTCTCCTCTCTTTCTCAATCTTCTTTCTCCATGGAAACTCTCGCTTCCCATTTCCACAACTACGATTTTCGATACTCTCTCATTGATATTCCCCTTGTGTCAATAATACgatccttcatcatcttct gTGTTTATAGTTTGTGTGATGGACCAAGGCTTTCGCATGGACCTTATTTGGGGATCACGACCATGTGCTCTGTTTTGTCTCTGATGTTTGTGTCGTTCAAAGCAGTTTACATCTTCAGTGTTTCGGGTATTGATCGAAGTGGGTATGTTCGTGCCACCGAAATAGCTCTGTTCGTGTGTTCTTGTGCGTTGGCCGTGGGGCATGTTGTGGTGGCCTACAGAACAAGTTGCAGGGAAAGAAGAAAGCTTTTGGTCTACAAAATTGATATTGAAGCT ATTTCAGCTTGCAAAAATGGGTATCCTAGGTATCTGAAGATTCCTCAAGAAGAAAGAATCAAATGA
- the LOC114382518 gene encoding nuclear pore complex protein NUP88-like codes for MRITLEPSSEPSPSPSRSQTPKEEVEWVPLPKHPLFTAHGGATTAAASRNLLAWDGASRLYFWDSNKRCLHRLSLRLGDPDPSSVLAASPSKVLQSDAVLDFDVRKISINRKGTAILLFGSETLSVMYLYGRASKKDVNLICRTITIGSQTYCTGGNDIRVLQALWHPYSDTHLGILSSDSVFRLFNLAVDPLQPEQEYYLQPVEPGRTRKASSLCPVDFSFGGDHLWDRFSVFILFSNGAIYVLCPVVPFGSLFKCESLVEIYNDAHTFGKISANSVAANNSKLAISWLEAAFPELQNQETKGDSLSLLKAHSYALFDASLVLQGPLRRVGQDGNEDSVGRSAECEGRAVSFLYNLVSKDSILVTAWSGGQLQIDALADEIQPVWSVGSPPRLRVDSHDQILGLAMICESIASSSLWKLDHNAWLGNPPPLLRLAIVDLALPRKAESGYNISLFIDTLMPERIYSLHDGGIDSIVLHFLPFTSQTNGKDDTMKTPSVHPVLNTCQSGFTSEPSLCGFVSLSDSFGYSWIVTITLSLECVVLEMKSWNLLLPVSIDMEKKPISSEGESKGRDIPTIISKELLSGPREVLVPQASPSLRSVAADSIEGRSTLHQYFKLFHETYVEYAHKVYLELKHHAPQLKKIINDQHSRIGDAQQKLLKVDEKEAILQKRIDRAIQMHNSLEERLQQLRNLPCVHKKPLSRAERKFKSELDHFKEVELDALHSSVDAVSARLRRHLQASKANHQQQKTPGKKSYAGDDQMSLLKSSLEKLSLLNTENSKKVELVESSLRNKERSSRESSLPMP; via the exons ATGAGAATCACGTTGGAGCCGAGCTCGGAgccaagcccaagcccaagccGTTCCCAAACTCCGAAAGAAGAAGTCGAATGGGTCCCACTTCCCAAGCACCCTCTCTTCACCGCACACGGCGGAGCCACCACCGCCGCCGCTTCCCGGAACCTCCTGGCCTGGGACGGAGCCTCGCGCCTCTACTTCTGGGACTCAAACAAACGCTGCCTCCACCGCCTCTCTCTCCGTCTCGGCGACCCCGATCCCTCTTCCGTTCTCGCCGCTTCCCCCTCTAAG GTGTTGCAATCGGACGCGGTGCTCGATTTCGATGTCCGCAAAATCTCCATCAACAGGAAAGGAACAGCGATACTCCTTTTCGGTTCCGAGACTCTCTCTGTTATGTACCTCTACGGACGCGCCTCTAAGAAGGACGTGAACTTGATTTGCAG GACTATTACTATTGGTTCTCAGACATATTGCACTGGTGGCAATGATATTCGTGTGTTACAAGCATTATGGCACCCTTACAGTGATACTCATTTGGGAATCCTTTCTTCTGACTCTGTTTTCCG ACTTTTCAACCTGGCTGTGGATCCTTTGCAACCTGAGCAAGAATATTATTTACAGCCTGTTGAGCCTGGTAGAACTAGAAAGGCCTCATCATTGTGTCCAgttgatttttcttttggagGAGACCACTTATGGGACCGGTTCAGT gtttttattttgttcagtAATGGGGCTATCTATGTACTTTGCCCAGTTGTTCCATTTGGAAG TCTCTTCAAATGTGAGTCTCTGGTAGAAATATACAATGATGCTCACACATTTGGAAAAATATCAGCCAACTCTGTTGCGGCAAATAATTCAAAGTTGGCCATCTCCTGGTTAGAAGCAGCTTTTCCGGAGTTACAGAACCAAGAAACTAAAGGAGACAGCTTGTCTTTGCTAAAAGCTCATTCTTATGCTTTATTTGATGCATCTCTTGTCTTGCAg GGACCTCTGCGAAGAGTAGGTCAGGATGGGAATGAAGATTCAGTTGGTCGTAGTGCAGAATGTGAAGGTCGTGCTGTTAGTTTTCTCTACAATTTAGTCAGCAAAGATTCTATTTTGGTGACTGCCTGGAGTGGTGGGCAGTTACAGATAGATGCTCTAGCCGATGAGATCCAACCTGTCTGGAGTGTTGGTAGTCCACCTCGTCTTCGTGTTGATTCTCATGACCAAATTCTCGGCCTTGCTATGATTTGTGAGTCAATTGCCAGCAGCAGTTTGTGGAAGCTTGATCATAATGCCTGGTTGGGTAATCCACCCCCTTTGCTGAGACTGGCTATTGTTGATTTGGCTCTGCCACGAAAAGCAGAAAGTGGTTATAATATTTCATTGTTCATTGATACGCTTATGCCAGAAAGAATATATTCCCTTCATGACGGAGGGATTGACTCAATAGTTTTACATTTTCTTCCATTTACAAGTCAGACAAATGGCAAGGATGATACGATGAAAACACCATCTGTGCACCCTGTTCTAAATACTTGCCAGAGTGGATTCACCTCAGAACCTTCACTTTGTGGCTTTGTGTCATTATCAGATTCATTTGGATATTCATGGATTGTAACTATTACACTTTCTCTAGAGTGTGTTGTGCTTGAGATGAAAAGCTGGAACCTCTTGCTTCCAGTAAGCATTGATATGGAGAAGAAACCCATTTCATCAGAGGGGGAATCAAAAGGGAGAGATATACCAACAATAATTAGCAAGGAACTACTTAGTGGACCCAGGGAGGTACTTGTTCCTCAGGCCTCTCCAAGTTTACGTTCCGTTGCAGCTGATTCAATTGAAGGCCGATCAACATTACATCAGTATTTCAAGCTGTTTCATGAAACTTATGTGGAGTATGCACATAAG GTGTACCTGGAGCTCAAGCATCACGCACCTCAGTTGAAGAAAATCATTAATGACCAACATTCTCGAATAGGTGATGCACAACAGAAACTTTTGAAAGTTGACGAGAAAGAGGCTATATTACAGAAAAGGATAGATCGTGCAATTCAAATGCACAATTCTTTGGAAGAGCGCTTGCAACAATTAAGGAACTTACCTTGCGTGCACAAAAAACCACTGTCCAGAGCAGAGCGAAAGTTTAAATCTGAGCTTG ATCACTTTAAGGAAGTTGAGTTGGATGCTTTGCATTCTTCTGTTGATGCGGTAAGTGCAAGGCTGAGAAGGCACTTGCAAGCTTCGAAAGCTAATCACCAACAGCAAAAAACACCAGGGAAGAAAAGTTATGCAGGAGATGATCAGATGTCCTTGCTCAAATCATCGCTTGAAAAACTTTCACTTTTAAATACTGAAAATTCAAAGAAAGTCGAACTTGTGGAGTCTTCAttgagaaacaaagaaagaagcAGTAGAGAATCAAGCCTGCCTATGCCATGA